Proteins encoded within one genomic window of Vicinamibacteria bacterium:
- a CDS encoding aldehyde dehydrogenase family protein, which translates to MTPMWIGGESAEADSKEVFPVENPATEEIVGEVPRARAPDVDRAVRAASEAFERWKHVPGLDRAEQLHQVARKLRGQKETIAYTLTLEGGKPLLENRDEVEWCAGAFDYYAEIGRNDQGRVIAPVREHQFNFVLKEPYGVVAAIVPWNYPLLLLTWKLAPALAAGNTVVVKPSELTPLSTLLLKDVLDGLPKGVVNIVTGYGGEAGEALVTHPQVDVVAFTGSVQTGRQIAMKAAEQLKKVHLELGGNDPFIVCDDVDIEIAARGAAFATFLNMGQVCTSAERFYVFERVYEPFLAKLTAIAKTLRIGDPLGPDVDLGPLASAAQRAKVERKLDEATAKGAKVVAGGARPKGRERGYFFEPTVLTGVDAATELFREETFGPIAPVAMVKDIEEATRLANSSRYGLGASIYTNNLEYAMTAASRIRAGTFWINDPLTDNDAGPFGGMRMSGIGRELGVEGLEGFRDTKHIHMDYKIRAMPDWFPYKW; encoded by the coding sequence ATGACACCCATGTGGATTGGCGGCGAGAGCGCCGAGGCGGATTCCAAGGAAGTCTTTCCCGTCGAGAACCCCGCGACCGAGGAGATCGTGGGAGAGGTTCCCCGAGCGCGCGCCCCGGACGTGGACCGGGCGGTGAGGGCTGCCTCGGAGGCCTTCGAGCGCTGGAAGCACGTTCCCGGTCTCGACCGCGCGGAGCAGCTTCACCAGGTGGCCCGAAAGCTGCGCGGACAAAAAGAGACCATCGCTTACACGCTCACGCTGGAAGGGGGCAAGCCGCTCCTCGAGAACCGCGACGAGGTCGAATGGTGCGCCGGAGCGTTCGACTACTACGCCGAGATTGGCCGGAACGACCAGGGCCGAGTCATCGCGCCGGTGCGCGAGCATCAATTCAATTTCGTGCTGAAAGAGCCCTATGGAGTGGTGGCCGCCATCGTCCCGTGGAACTACCCGCTCCTGCTCCTCACGTGGAAGCTCGCCCCGGCGCTCGCGGCGGGAAACACCGTGGTCGTGAAGCCCTCGGAGTTGACGCCTCTTTCCACACTTCTCCTCAAGGACGTCCTCGACGGGCTTCCTAAAGGTGTCGTCAATATCGTGACTGGATATGGCGGCGAAGCGGGTGAGGCCCTGGTGACGCATCCTCAGGTGGACGTCGTCGCGTTCACCGGGAGCGTCCAGACCGGAAGGCAGATCGCGATGAAGGCGGCGGAACAGCTCAAGAAGGTTCACCTGGAGCTCGGCGGCAACGATCCCTTCATCGTCTGCGATGACGTCGACATCGAGATCGCCGCGCGCGGGGCGGCGTTCGCAACCTTTCTCAACATGGGGCAGGTCTGCACCTCCGCGGAACGGTTCTATGTCTTCGAAAGGGTCTACGAGCCATTCCTCGCGAAGCTCACCGCCATCGCCAAGACTCTTCGCATCGGAGATCCCCTGGGGCCCGACGTCGATCTCGGCCCGCTCGCGAGCGCGGCACAGAGGGCAAAGGTCGAGCGCAAGCTCGACGAAGCGACCGCGAAGGGTGCCAAGGTCGTAGCGGGAGGGGCACGACCCAAGGGTCGAGAACGCGGCTATTTCTTCGAGCCGACCGTCCTCACCGGCGTGGATGCGGCGACGGAGCTGTTTCGCGAAGAGACGTTCGGTCCCATCGCACCCGTCGCCATGGTCAAGGATATCGAGGAAGCGACACGGCTCGCGAACTCCTCGCGCTACGGCCTCGGGGCAAGCATCTACACGAACAACCTCGAGTACGCCATGACCGCGGCCAGCCGAATTCGTGCGGGCACCTTCTGGATCAACGACCCGCTTACCGACAACGACGCCGGACCGTTCGGCGGGATGCGCATGTCGGGGATCGGGCGAGAGCTCGGGGTGGAAGGACTGGAGGGTTTCCGGGATACGAAACACATCCATATGGACTACAAGATCCGCGCCATGCCCGATTGGTTTCCCTACAAGTGGTAA
- a CDS encoding metalloregulator ArsR/SmtB family transcription factor, producing MSKAEARLEELDRVITALAHPSRRHILLVVRFRGGEMTAGEIAQRFSCSWPTTSRHLRVLERAGLLSHEKRGRERLYRLNRKRLDVVREWLAWLDK from the coding sequence GTGTCGAAGGCTGAAGCGCGGCTCGAAGAGCTCGACCGGGTGATCACGGCGCTTGCCCACCCGTCGAGGAGGCACATCCTTCTCGTCGTGCGTTTCCGTGGCGGGGAGATGACCGCCGGAGAGATCGCTCAGCGCTTCTCCTGTTCCTGGCCAACGACCAGTCGCCACCTGCGGGTGCTGGAGCGAGCCGGTCTCCTGTCGCACGAAAAGCGGGGCCGCGAACGTTTGTACCGATTGAACCGGAAGCGGTTGGACGTGGTACGGGAGTGGCTGGCCTGGCTGGACAAGTAA